In Sphingomonas sp. LT1P40, the following are encoded in one genomic region:
- the ispG gene encoding flavodoxin-dependent (E)-4-hydroxy-3-methylbut-2-enyl-diphosphate synthase, whose translation MSLRPWRDITRRTSRQIMVGNVPVGGDAPVTVQTMTNTPTSDPRATIDQIRRCEDAGVDIIRVSCPDVESTAALGQIVRAARVPIVADIHFHYKRALEAADAGAACLRINPGNIGSAERVNEVVNAAKANGCAIRIGVNAGSLEKDLLEKYGEPCPEALVESALDHIKLLQDRDFHDFKVAVKASDLFLAVAAYQQLAEVVDCPLHLGITEAGGFVGGAVKSAIGIGSLLWYGIGDTIRVSLSAEPEEEVRVGFEILKALGIRNRGVRVVSCPSCARQGFDVIRTVQALEERLQHIRTPMSLSVLGCVVNGPGEARETDIGLTGGGNGKHMVYLSGVTDHTVESADMLEHIVKLVEAKAAEIEAADAEKVLAAE comes from the coding sequence ATGTCACTCCGCCCCTGGCGCGATATCACGCGCCGCACCAGCCGCCAGATCATGGTCGGCAACGTTCCCGTCGGCGGCGATGCGCCGGTCACCGTTCAAACGATGACAAACACCCCGACCAGCGATCCGCGCGCGACGATCGACCAGATTCGCCGCTGTGAGGATGCGGGTGTGGACATCATTCGCGTGTCCTGCCCCGACGTCGAATCCACGGCGGCACTGGGCCAGATCGTCCGCGCCGCGCGCGTGCCGATCGTCGCCGACATCCACTTTCACTATAAGCGCGCACTCGAAGCGGCAGACGCGGGCGCCGCGTGCCTGCGCATCAACCCCGGCAATATCGGCAGCGCCGAGCGGGTGAACGAAGTCGTGAACGCGGCGAAGGCCAATGGCTGCGCGATCCGCATCGGCGTGAATGCCGGTTCGCTTGAGAAAGACCTGCTCGAAAAATATGGCGAGCCGTGCCCGGAAGCTTTGGTCGAATCCGCGCTCGACCATATCAAGCTGTTGCAGGACCGCGATTTCCACGACTTCAAGGTCGCAGTAAAGGCGTCCGACCTGTTCCTCGCCGTCGCTGCCTATCAGCAGCTCGCCGAAGTGGTCGATTGCCCACTGCATCTGGGCATCACCGAGGCGGGCGGGTTTGTCGGCGGCGCGGTGAAGAGCGCGATCGGGATCGGTTCGCTGCTGTGGTACGGCATTGGCGACACGATCCGCGTCTCGCTCTCCGCCGAGCCGGAAGAGGAAGTCCGCGTCGGCTTCGAGATTCTCAAGGCGCTGGGCATCCGCAACCGTGGCGTCCGCGTCGTCTCCTGCCCCAGCTGCGCGCGTCAGGGCTTCGACGTGATCCGCACCGTCCAGGCGCTGGAGGAACGCCTCCAGCACATCCGCACGCCGATGTCGCTCAGCGTGCTGGGCTGCGTCGTCAACGGTCCGGGCGAAGCGCGCGAGACCGATATCGGCCTGACCGGCGGCGGCAACGGCAAGCATATGGTTTATCTGTCCGGCGTGACCGATCACACGGTCGAAAGCGCAGACATGCTGGAACACATCGTCAAGCTGGTCGAGGCCAAGGCGGCGGAGATCGAGGCGGCGGATGCTGAGAAGGTACTGGCTGCCGAATAG
- a CDS encoding acyltransferase — translation MERHYGMDWLRIGAFGLLILYHIGMVFVPWGYHVKTAAPADWVTVPMLFTSPWRLTLLFLVSGYASRALWMKSKGAGAFAGNRTWRLIVPLAFGIAVIVPPQSWVELVTKLGYRFDYLTFWFHHYWYFGKLGHLILPTWNHLWFVAYLWLYTLALIVIALLPGGATAQRVFDRVFAGTRVLWLPTAWLLLTQVVFFQRWSDSHDVINDGVAHLAYFPAFLFGFALAGAGSVMAWIARLWKPALAIGLAGYATTAAIDIAYTDDPPWVVARIMLAARYIQCWMTIAALIGIAEVFLNRDHRLRPMLTEAVFPFYLIHQTIIVVAMYWLLKLSLPAPVEFVVLVPVTALGCWLFYRYGREVKLLRPLIGLRMERRDRPAPTPVPEAV, via the coding sequence GTGGAACGGCATTATGGCATGGACTGGTTGCGGATCGGGGCTTTCGGGCTGCTGATCCTCTATCATATCGGCATGGTCTTCGTGCCATGGGGTTATCATGTAAAAACCGCCGCACCCGCCGACTGGGTGACGGTGCCAATGCTGTTCACCAGTCCTTGGCGGCTGACCTTGCTGTTTCTCGTCTCCGGCTATGCCAGCCGTGCGCTGTGGATGAAGTCGAAGGGCGCGGGCGCGTTCGCCGGGAACCGCACCTGGCGGCTGATCGTGCCGCTGGCGTTCGGCATCGCGGTGATCGTGCCGCCGCAAAGCTGGGTCGAGCTGGTAACCAAGCTTGGATATCGGTTCGATTATCTGACCTTCTGGTTTCATCATTACTGGTATTTCGGAAAGCTGGGGCATTTGATCCTGCCGACCTGGAACCATCTGTGGTTCGTCGCTTATTTGTGGTTGTACACGCTGGCGCTGATCGTGATCGCGCTGCTGCCCGGTGGCGCCACCGCGCAGCGGGTGTTCGACCGGGTGTTCGCGGGTACGCGCGTGCTGTGGCTGCCCACCGCCTGGCTGCTCCTGACACAGGTGGTGTTCTTTCAGCGGTGGAGCGACAGCCACGATGTCATCAACGATGGCGTCGCCCACCTCGCTTATTTCCCCGCATTCCTGTTCGGTTTCGCGCTGGCGGGAGCGGGCAGCGTGATGGCGTGGATCGCGCGCTTATGGAAACCGGCGCTGGCGATCGGGCTGGCGGGATACGCGACGACCGCCGCGATCGACATCGCCTATACCGACGATCCGCCCTGGGTGGTCGCACGGATCATGCTGGCGGCGCGCTATATTCAGTGCTGGATGACGATCGCGGCGCTGATCGGGATTGCGGAGGTGTTCCTCAATCGCGACCATCGGCTGCGACCGATGCTGACCGAGGCGGTGTTTCCCTTCTATCTGATCCATCAGACCATCATCGTGGTGGCGATGTACTGGCTGTTGAAACTGAGTCTGCCCGCGCCGGTCGAGTTTGTCGTGCTGGTGCCGGTGACCGCGCTCGGGTGCTGGTTGTTTTACCGTTATGGCCGAGAGGTGAAGCTGTTGCGGCCGTTGATCGGCCTGCGCATGGAGCGGCGCGACCGGCCCGCGCCGACGCCTGTTCCGGAGGCCGTATGA
- the galU gene encoding UTP--glucose-1-phosphate uridylyltransferase GalU produces MTIKPLRKAVFPVGGLGTRFLPATKALPKEMLPVVDRPLIQYAVDEAIEAGIEQMIFVTGRGKSAIEDHFDIAYELETTMSARGKSLEVLDATRLKPGAVAYVRQQEPMGLGHAVWCARDIVGDEPFAVLLADDFMVGDLGQPGCLKQMVEAYNRVGGNLICAQEVADEQTDKYGIITPGTRDGTLTQVLGLVEKPQAGTAPSNLAVIGRYILQPEVMRVLEGQEKGAGGEIQLTDAMARMIEGQAFHGVTFQGTRYDCGDKAGYAQANLALALSREDIGPAVRAFAKGLLG; encoded by the coding sequence ATGACCATCAAGCCCCTGCGCAAGGCCGTATTCCCCGTTGGCGGACTCGGCACCCGTTTCCTCCCAGCGACCAAGGCGCTGCCCAAGGAAATGCTGCCGGTCGTTGATCGCCCGCTGATCCAGTACGCGGTGGACGAGGCGATCGAGGCTGGGATCGAGCAGATGATCTTCGTCACCGGACGGGGCAAGAGCGCGATCGAGGATCATTTCGACATCGCCTATGAGCTGGAAACGACGATGTCCGCGCGCGGCAAGTCGCTTGAGGTGCTGGATGCGACGCGACTGAAGCCCGGCGCGGTTGCCTATGTGCGGCAGCAGGAGCCGATGGGCCTTGGCCATGCCGTGTGGTGCGCCCGCGACATCGTCGGCGACGAGCCGTTCGCGGTGCTGCTGGCCGATGATTTCATGGTCGGCGACCTCGGCCAGCCCGGCTGCCTGAAACAGATGGTCGAGGCGTATAACCGGGTCGGCGGCAATTTGATCTGCGCGCAGGAAGTGGCCGACGAGCAGACCGACAAATACGGCATCATCACCCCCGGCACGCGCGACGGCACGCTGACGCAGGTGCTGGGTCTGGTCGAAAAGCCCCAGGCCGGGACCGCACCGTCCAATCTGGCGGTGATCGGGCGCTATATCCTGCAACCCGAAGTGATGCGCGTGCTGGAAGGTCAGGAAAAGGGCGCAGGCGGTGAGATCCAGCTGACCGACGCAATGGCGCGGATGATCGAAGGACAGGCGTTCCACGGCGTGACGTTTCAGGGCACGCGCTATGATTGCGGCGACAAGGCGGGCTACGCGCAGGCGAACCTCGCGCTGGCGCTGAGCCGCGAGGATATCGGGCCAGCGGTGCGGGCGTTTGCGAAGGGGTTGTTGGGATAA
- a CDS encoding type II toxin-antitoxin system VapC family toxin: protein MIFVLDTSAILALLLDEPGTAMVAEVVRGSELSAVNHCEVMSKIAENGADRDETHQILLDYGIRIRAFREEHALEAARLRPLTSHLGLSLGDRACLAQGHFSDRPILTADRRMAEADVGLDIRMIR from the coding sequence ATGATCTTCGTCCTTGATACCTCGGCAATATTGGCTCTGCTCCTCGATGAACCCGGCACAGCCATGGTCGCTGAAGTTGTCCGAGGTTCGGAACTCTCAGCCGTCAATCACTGCGAGGTCATGTCTAAAATCGCGGAAAATGGCGCGGACCGGGATGAAACCCACCAGATTCTGCTCGACTATGGAATTCGAATTCGTGCGTTTCGGGAGGAGCATGCGCTCGAGGCAGCCCGACTTCGCCCGCTTACCTCGCATCTCGGTCTGTCGCTTGGCGATCGTGCCTGTCTTGCTCAGGGACATTTCAGTGACCGGCCGATCCTCACCGCCGATCGCCGGATGGCGGAAGCGGACGTCGGCCTCGACATCCGCATGATCCGCTGA
- a CDS encoding isoaspartyl peptidase/L-asparaginase family protein → MILIGALLMSAPAVAETKPQWTLVIHGGAGLLERAKMTPEREAAARAGLDAALSAGGKVLADGGSALDAVEAAVRVLEDDPHFNAGRGAVFTYEGTNELDAAIMEGTERRAGAVAGVTRTKNPISLARKVMEDSPHVMLAGKGADVFSVEKGLPQVDPSYFGTDERRQQLEKMKAQKTSWFDVDMKYGTVGAVAMDAKGHVAAATSTGGVTGKRWGRIGDSPLIGAGTYADDRACAVSATGAGEFFIREGVAHEICARVRFKGESLKAAADAVMADTKSLGGTGGVIVTGPSGEMAWSFNTPGMYRGRVSAGAAKVVAIYGDED, encoded by the coding sequence ATGATCCTGATTGGAGCCTTGCTGATGTCCGCCCCTGCCGTCGCCGAAACCAAACCGCAATGGACGCTCGTCATTCACGGCGGGGCCGGGCTGCTGGAGCGCGCAAAGATGACCCCCGAGCGCGAGGCGGCAGCGCGCGCCGGGCTGGACGCGGCGTTGTCGGCAGGTGGCAAGGTGCTGGCCGATGGCGGCAGCGCGCTCGACGCAGTCGAGGCGGCGGTGCGCGTGCTGGAGGATGATCCGCATTTCAACGCCGGGCGCGGGGCGGTGTTCACTTATGAGGGTACGAACGAACTCGACGCCGCGATCATGGAGGGCACTGAGCGCAGGGCGGGCGCGGTTGCGGGGGTCACGCGCACGAAGAACCCGATCAGCCTCGCGCGGAAAGTGATGGAGGACAGCCCGCATGTGATGCTGGCGGGCAAGGGCGCGGATGTGTTCAGCGTGGAAAAGGGACTGCCACAGGTCGATCCTTCCTATTTCGGAACGGACGAGCGTCGCCAGCAGCTGGAGAAGATGAAGGCGCAAAAGACCAGCTGGTTCGACGTCGACATGAAATACGGCACGGTCGGCGCGGTGGCGATGGATGCAAAGGGCCATGTCGCCGCCGCGACGTCGACCGGCGGCGTCACCGGCAAACGCTGGGGCCGCATCGGCGATTCGCCGCTGATCGGCGCGGGGACTTATGCCGACGACCGGGCGTGTGCAGTGTCTGCGACCGGGGCCGGGGAGTTCTTCATCCGTGAGGGCGTTGCGCACGAGATTTGCGCGCGTGTCCGCTTCAAGGGCGAGAGCCTGAAGGCCGCGGCGGACGCGGTGATGGCGGATACCAAGTCGCTGGGTGGCACCGGCGGCGTGATCGTTACCGGGCCAAGTGGCGAGATGGCGTGGAGCTTCAACACGCCGGGCATGTATCGCGGGCGGGTGAGCGCGGGCGCGGCGAAGGTCGTGGCGATCTATGGCGACGAAGACTAG
- a CDS encoding acyltransferase family protein produces MDEHLRNGRHYGLDWLRIAAFALLILYHIGMVFAPWDWVIKTNHSYPELIAPMSALTPWRLALLFAVSGFASRHLFEKSGNPGTFLKSRNLRLLVPLAFGMAVLVPVEMWIRVVEAGYPNGYLHFWARDYWRWGEFWGREFPSWEHLWFVVYLWAYTAILAAALFAFRVRLEGGAAYLVRWLAIGWRILWLPMAGLVVAKLALMFVVPEDHGLFSDWMGHAQYFPMFLFGFVLAGSPALWPALQRVWKPALGIALLTGGIVVAVETLFPGEAVPSRWIMAGERAAQVAMGWTMTVVLFVLADRFRNRDHRWRKTCAEAVFPFYLIHQPAIVLITWFSLPLKLNAWVEFAVLLTGTALVCSAFYLIGREIGWLRPLIGLGPRAAIKTQGVSPQPA; encoded by the coding sequence ATGGACGAACATCTGCGCAACGGGCGCCATTACGGGCTGGACTGGCTGCGGATCGCGGCGTTCGCGCTGTTGATCCTCTATCATATCGGCATGGTGTTCGCGCCGTGGGACTGGGTCATCAAGACCAACCACAGCTATCCTGAGCTGATTGCGCCAATGTCCGCGCTGACGCCGTGGCGGCTGGCATTGCTGTTCGCGGTGTCGGGCTTTGCTTCACGCCACTTGTTTGAAAAATCGGGAAATCCCGGCACATTCCTGAAATCCCGCAACCTGCGCCTGCTGGTGCCGCTGGCGTTCGGCATGGCCGTGCTGGTGCCGGTCGAGATGTGGATTCGGGTGGTCGAGGCGGGTTATCCGAACGGCTATCTGCATTTCTGGGCGCGCGATTACTGGCGCTGGGGCGAGTTTTGGGGCCGCGAGTTTCCCAGCTGGGAGCATCTGTGGTTCGTCGTCTATCTATGGGCCTATACGGCGATTCTGGCAGCGGCGCTGTTCGCATTCCGGGTGCGGCTCGAGGGTGGCGCGGCGTATCTGGTGCGGTGGCTGGCAATCGGCTGGCGCATCTTGTGGCTGCCGATGGCGGGGCTGGTCGTCGCCAAGCTGGCGCTGATGTTCGTCGTGCCCGAAGATCATGGCCTGTTCAGCGACTGGATGGGACATGCGCAATATTTTCCGATGTTCCTGTTCGGCTTCGTGCTCGCCGGATCGCCGGCGTTGTGGCCTGCATTGCAGCGCGTGTGGAAACCGGCACTGGGCATCGCGCTGCTGACCGGTGGAATCGTCGTCGCGGTCGAAACGCTGTTTCCGGGAGAGGCGGTGCCGTCGCGCTGGATCATGGCAGGCGAGCGCGCGGCGCAAGTGGCGATGGGCTGGACGATGACGGTCGTGCTGTTCGTGCTGGCCGATCGGTTCCGGAACCGCGACCATCGCTGGCGCAAAACCTGTGCCGAGGCGGTATTCCCCTTTTACCTGATCCATCAGCCCGCGATCGTGCTGATTACGTGGTTCTCATTGCCGCTGAAATTGAACGCATGGGTCGAGTTCGCCGTGCTGCTGACCGGGACGGCGCTGGTGTGCAGCGCATTCTATCTGATCGGGCGCGAGATCGGGTGGCTACGGCCGCTGATCGGCCTGGGCCCGCGTGCCGCCATCAAGACTCAAGGTGTTTCGCCTCAACCAGCCTGA
- a CDS encoding DMT family transporter, which produces MSRTASPLIAFAVASLGIAIFSSMDAVMKGLVLTLGAYNALTWRMMAGVAVSAVPYALSKPKWPARHVLRLHIVRALVSAVMAYLFFWGLGRVPMAQAIALSFIAPIIALFLAAIILKERITRVAIIATVMAFGGILVILYGQSQAQLGREAFWGAIAILVSAVCYAWNIILMRQQSLVAGATEVAFFQTLLVTIVFLLAAPFLLVVPAIEHAPALILAAMLATASLFLLSWAYGRAEANYLAPTEYTGFLWATLWGWVVFGESVSFFTVAGAALIVGGCIIAARRRDHAPVADTEAQL; this is translated from the coding sequence ATGTCGCGCACCGCCTCCCCCCTGATCGCGTTCGCGGTCGCGTCGCTCGGCATCGCGATCTTCTCGTCGATGGATGCGGTGATGAAGGGGTTGGTGCTGACGCTTGGCGCATACAATGCGCTGACATGGCGGATGATGGCTGGGGTCGCGGTCAGCGCGGTGCCCTATGCCTTGTCGAAACCCAAATGGCCCGCACGGCATGTCTTGCGGTTGCACATCGTGCGCGCGCTGGTGTCGGCGGTGATGGCCTATCTGTTCTTCTGGGGCCTGGGCCGCGTACCGATGGCTCAGGCGATCGCGCTGTCGTTCATCGCGCCGATCATTGCGCTGTTCCTGGCGGCGATCATCCTGAAGGAGCGGATTACCCGCGTCGCCATCATCGCCACCGTCATGGCGTTCGGCGGCATCCTCGTCATCCTCTACGGTCAGTCACAGGCGCAGCTGGGGCGGGAAGCGTTCTGGGGTGCCATCGCGATCCTCGTTTCCGCCGTCTGCTATGCGTGGAACATCATTTTGATGCGGCAACAGTCGCTGGTGGCCGGCGCGACGGAGGTGGCATTCTTTCAGACCCTGCTGGTCACGATCGTATTCCTGCTCGCTGCGCCGTTTCTGCTGGTGGTCCCGGCGATCGAGCATGCCCCGGCGCTGATCCTCGCCGCCATGCTCGCCACCGCGTCGCTGTTCCTGCTGTCCTGGGCCTATGGACGCGCCGAGGCCAACTATCTCGCGCCCACCGAATATACCGGATTTCTGTGGGCGACCCTGTGGGGTTGGGTCGTGTTCGGCGAGAGCGTATCCTTCTTCACCGTCGCGGGGGCGGCGCTGATCGTCGGCGGCTGCATCATCGCCGCACGACGGCGCGACCACGCCCCCGTGGCCGATACCGAGGCGCAGTTATGA
- a CDS encoding TfoX/Sxy family protein, translating to MAADSALIEWAKEALEPMGAITHRAMMGAAVLYCDGTLFAVVDDEAIYFKMDTVSAPVWDEAGCPPFTFITKEGETVSMNYRRAPDDVYDDTDAMRQWATLGLAAGLRAPVKKKRAK from the coding sequence ATGGCAGCTGATTCCGCCCTGATCGAGTGGGCGAAGGAAGCGCTGGAGCCGATGGGTGCGATCACCCACCGCGCGATGATGGGTGCGGCGGTGCTCTATTGCGATGGCACCTTATTCGCCGTCGTCGATGACGAGGCGATCTATTTCAAGATGGATACGGTCAGCGCGCCGGTGTGGGACGAAGCGGGCTGCCCGCCTTTCACCTTCATCACAAAGGAGGGCGAGACCGTGTCGATGAACTATCGCCGCGCGCCGGACGACGTTTACGACGATACCGATGCGATGCGCCAATGGGCGACGCTTGGACTTGCGGCAGGACTCAGGGCGCCGGTGAAGAAGAAGCGGGCGAAGTAG
- a CDS encoding methyltransferase family protein, with the protein MYHDTALARQIQADPRPKSAVSGGVGLAGLVGMVIWLGVARHYGLDGPFGALVNLLACGIPMVLWAVFVDKVHRNPTTGVKWENPRPLRETLDISITKIAGLWLTWGGIAFIYSVCRFYWEGNFAFAMWCFQMAAPAVFLLSIPYVMWIDRRLEKPKDGAWNLGAWLLGAKEELDREAIHNHLRSWAVKAFFLAFMLAIVPPGFGAFIRASSDGILHNPVALANWLITGMFMIDVAFATVGYVLTFRPLDSHIRTANPYAAAWAAALICYPPFIMMGTGGPLDYHPGTSDWTQWLAGYDVLLWIMGAVLVALTAIYAWATMAFGFRFSNLTHRGIITHGPYSWTRHPAYVSKNLFWWLSTCPLIVTTGSLVDAIRATALLGVVSAVYYWRAKTEERHLGADPAYREYSEWMERNAPIPRFVAWVTGRQFTPGYAGSET; encoded by the coding sequence ATGTATCACGACACCGCGCTCGCCCGGCAAATTCAGGCCGATCCGCGTCCCAAATCGGCGGTCAGTGGCGGCGTGGGCCTTGCCGGTCTGGTCGGCATGGTCATCTGGCTCGGCGTTGCCCGCCACTATGGCCTGGACGGCCCGTTCGGCGCGCTGGTCAATCTGCTCGCGTGCGGTATTCCGATGGTGCTGTGGGCGGTGTTCGTGGACAAGGTCCACCGCAACCCGACCACCGGCGTGAAATGGGAGAATCCCCGCCCGCTCAGGGAAACGCTCGATATCTCGATCACCAAGATCGCCGGGCTGTGGCTGACCTGGGGCGGGATCGCGTTCATCTATTCGGTGTGTCGCTTTTACTGGGAAGGCAATTTCGCCTTCGCCATGTGGTGTTTCCAGATGGCGGCACCGGCAGTGTTCCTGCTCTCCATCCCCTATGTCATGTGGATCGACCGGCGGCTGGAAAAGCCCAAGGACGGCGCGTGGAATCTGGGCGCATGGCTGCTCGGCGCAAAGGAAGAACTGGACCGCGAGGCGATCCACAACCATTTGCGCAGCTGGGCGGTGAAGGCGTTCTTCCTCGCCTTCATGCTCGCCATCGTCCCGCCGGGTTTCGGCGCGTTCATCCGCGCGAGCAGCGATGGCATCCTGCATAATCCGGTGGCGCTGGCCAATTGGCTCATCACCGGCATGTTCATGATCGACGTGGCGTTCGCCACGGTCGGCTATGTCCTGACGTTTCGCCCGCTCGACAGCCATATCCGCACCGCCAATCCCTATGCGGCGGCATGGGCGGCGGCGCTGATCTGCTATCCGCCGTTCATCATGATGGGGACTGGCGGGCCGCTCGATTATCACCCCGGCACCTCGGACTGGACGCAGTGGCTGGCGGGCTATGACGTGTTGCTGTGGATCATGGGCGCGGTGCTGGTCGCGCTGACGGCGATCTATGCCTGGGCGACGATGGCGTTCGGCTTCCGCTTCTCGAACCTCACCCATCGCGGCATCATTACGCATGGCCCGTACAGCTGGACGCGCCACCCGGCCTATGTGTCGAAGAATTTGTTCTGGTGGCTGTCAACCTGCCCGCTGATCGTCACCACCGGCAGTTTGGTCGACGCCATCCGCGCCACCGCATTGCTCGGCGTGGTCAGCGCCGTCTATTACTGGCGCGCCAAGACCGAGGAACGCCATCTGGGCGCAGACCCGGCGTACCGCGAGTATAGCGAGTGGATGGAGCGGAATGCACCGATCCCGCGGTTTGTGGCGTGGGTGACGGGGCGGCAGTTCACGCCGGGATATGCGGGTTCTGAAACTTGA
- a CDS encoding GNAT family N-acetyltransferase, translating into MISIRIATSDDFDLVAAFIRKLAEYEKLAHEVRFDDATLHHHLFGERPAAEVLIGEIDGAPAGFALFFQTFSTFEGKPGIWLEDLFVEPHARGSGLGRALLSRLAALVIERGGARLEWNVLDWNELGKGFYRSIGAAHVDGWERWRMQDDALTGLAAGSENGS; encoded by the coding sequence ATGATCTCAATCCGCATTGCCACTTCCGACGATTTCGATCTGGTCGCGGCCTTCATCCGCAAGCTGGCCGAGTATGAAAAGCTCGCACATGAAGTCCGCTTCGACGATGCCACGTTGCACCACCATCTGTTCGGCGAACGCCCTGCCGCCGAAGTGCTGATCGGCGAGATCGACGGCGCGCCGGCCGGGTTCGCGCTGTTCTTCCAGACCTTCTCGACCTTTGAGGGCAAGCCCGGCATCTGGCTGGAGGATCTGTTCGTCGAACCGCATGCGCGGGGTTCCGGCTTGGGTCGCGCGCTGCTTTCCCGCCTCGCCGCGCTGGTCATCGAGCGCGGCGGCGCGCGGCTGGAGTGGAACGTGCTCGACTGGAACGAGCTGGGCAAAGGCTTTTACCGCAGCATAGGCGCAGCGCATGTCGACGGGTGGGAGCGCTGGCGGATGCAGGACGACGCCTTGACGGGGCTGGCCGCAGGAAGCGAAAATGGCAGCTGA
- a CDS encoding DUF1345 domain-containing protein produces the protein MDRPAPSIGNRIAPPRFLLFCVVLIVAGVPAVATFGWAAGGMAAFDLAAMAFLLACLPLLGDVGAPVMRDAATRNDANRAMLLAISSVTTLAVLAAVASELGGAGAPGAWMVAAIVATLMLTWLFGNTVYALHYAHLFYSKGEDGKDAGGLDFPGTDEPNYWDFVYFAFTLGMTFQTSDTSIRSTRLRKVVTAHSLVAFVFNLGVIAFTINVLGG, from the coding sequence ATGGATCGTCCAGCCCCGTCGATCGGAAACCGCATCGCGCCGCCGCGCTTCCTGCTGTTCTGCGTCGTTCTGATCGTGGCGGGGGTTCCCGCCGTTGCGACGTTCGGCTGGGCGGCGGGCGGGATGGCGGCGTTCGATCTGGCCGCGATGGCGTTTCTGCTGGCGTGCCTGCCGCTGCTTGGCGATGTCGGCGCACCGGTGATGCGCGACGCTGCGACACGCAACGACGCCAATCGCGCGATGCTGCTGGCGATCAGCTCGGTCACGACGCTAGCCGTGCTGGCCGCCGTCGCCAGCGAACTCGGCGGAGCGGGTGCACCGGGAGCGTGGATGGTCGCCGCGATCGTCGCCACGCTGATGCTGACGTGGCTGTTCGGCAACACCGTCTATGCGCTGCACTACGCGCATTTGTTCTACAGCAAGGGCGAGGACGGCAAGGATGCCGGCGGGCTCGATTTTCCTGGCACCGACGAACCGAATTACTGGGATTTCGTCTATTTCGCCTTCACGCTGGGCATGACGTTTCAGACCAGCGACACGTCGATCCGATCGACGCGGCTGCGCAAGGTGGTGACTGCGCATTCGCTGGTGGCGTTCGTGTTCAACCTGGGTGTGATCGCGTTCACGATCAACGTGTTGGGTGGGTAG
- a CDS encoding MraZ N-terminal domain-containing protein, producing MTYHAKVIAGGKIVIPAEFRRDLGIQDGDFVLVDRSPTGTLTIRTHSQIIREGQERFRAMLKRPFTVDEYIAEKRADAEHE from the coding sequence ATGACCTATCATGCCAAAGTGATTGCCGGTGGCAAGATCGTCATTCCAGCAGAGTTCCGCCGGGATTTGGGTATTCAGGACGGAGATTTCGTTCTGGTCGACCGGTCCCCTACCGGCACACTGACAATCCGGACACATTCGCAGATTATCCGCGAAGGGCAGGAGCGATTTCGCGCCATGCTGAAGCGCCCTTTCACCGTCGATGAGTATATCGCCGAGAAGCGTGCCGACGCAGAGCACGAATGA
- the ppa gene encoding inorganic diphosphatase yields the protein MRIDMIPVGDDPPHSLNVIIEVPTGGEPVKYEFDKASGALFVDRILHTPMRYPANYGFVPHTLSPDGDPLDALVISRSPFIPGCVVRARPIGVLKLEDEAGGDEKLICVPVDTTFPYYTDVGERGDLPSIVLLQIEHFFKHYKDLESEKWVRIGEWGDAEEAKRIVLEAIDAAKKAKAA from the coding sequence ATGCGCATCGACATGATTCCTGTCGGCGACGATCCGCCGCACAGCCTGAACGTCATCATCGAAGTCCCGACCGGTGGCGAGCCGGTGAAATACGAGTTCGACAAGGCGTCAGGCGCGTTGTTCGTCGACCGCATCCTGCACACGCCGATGCGCTATCCGGCCAATTACGGCTTTGTCCCTCACACGCTGTCGCCCGATGGCGATCCGCTGGATGCACTGGTGATCTCGCGCTCGCCCTTCATTCCCGGTTGCGTAGTGCGTGCGCGGCCGATCGGCGTGCTGAAGCTGGAAGACGAGGCTGGCGGCGACGAGAAGCTGATCTGCGTGCCGGTCGACACGACCTTCCCATATTATACCGATGTCGGTGAGCGTGGCGATCTGCCGTCGATCGTGCTGTTGCAGATCGAGCATTTCTTCAAACACTATAAGGATCTGGAATCCGAAAAGTGGGTGCGGATCGGCGAATGGGGCGATGCCGAGGAAGCCAAGCGCATCGTGCTTGAGGCTATCGACGCGGCGAAGAAGGCGAAGGCCGCCTGA